A genomic segment from Desulfonatronum thioautotrophicum encodes:
- a CDS encoding putative molybdenum carrier protein: protein MINRNAITIKFKKPFLDWIASIGDSFEESGDDDYNIYLIPEVGDEKDLEEVILDNWDTIFSEELENWCIDKSLWPQDLSYDLFKEWIQVDYHSVVHDLGYDEVDDPEFNSRATMDEPVSSQIFAKVMSGGQTGADQGALDAALKLNHPCGGWCPKGRKSETGRIPDKYPLKEHTSSSYPARTEANVRDSDGTLIFTYGEPTGGTALTVQLAQKHNKPIYIFDFNQAAINSNPSRIFEWGVDNDVFTLNVAGPRESGKPGTQDLVESVMVQVLEFAREAYPVL, encoded by the coding sequence GTGATCAATAGAAACGCTATAACTATCAAGTTCAAAAAGCCTTTTTTGGACTGGATCGCATCAATTGGTGATTCATTCGAAGAATCAGGTGATGATGACTACAATATCTATCTTATTCCTGAAGTCGGAGATGAGAAAGATTTAGAAGAAGTTATCTTGGATAATTGGGATACAATATTTAGCGAAGAGCTTGAAAACTGGTGCATCGATAAAAGTCTTTGGCCGCAAGATTTGTCTTATGATCTTTTCAAAGAATGGATACAAGTTGATTATCACAGCGTAGTTCACGATCTAGGCTACGACGAGGTAGATGATCCCGAATTCAATTCGAGGGCTACTATGGATGAGCCAGTCTCATCTCAAATCTTCGCCAAGGTAATGTCTGGAGGCCAAACTGGGGCTGATCAAGGCGCTCTGGACGCTGCCTTGAAACTGAATCATCCATGCGGTGGCTGGTGCCCAAAGGGTCGCAAGAGCGAGACCGGACGAATACCTGACAAGTATCCCTTGAAAGAACACACATCGTCATCCTATCCAGCCAGAACCGAGGCGAATGTCAGGGACAGTGACGGGACGCTGATCTTTACCTACGGTGAGCCGACAGGCGGGACCGCACTGACCGTTCAGTTGGCCCAGAAGCACAACAAGCCCATTTATATTTTCGATTTCAACCAAGCGGCGATCAACTCAAACCCTTCCAGGATATTCGAGTGGGGTGTTGACAATGATGTCTTTACGCTGAACGTGGCCGGTCCCAGAGAGTCAGGGAAGCCGGGAACACAAGACCTGGTTGAGTCTGTGATGGTACAGGTATTGGAGTTTGCAAGAGAGGCATATCCGGTATTATAA
- a CDS encoding IS1096 element passenger TnpR family protein: protein MSIVYTLSIECVFGAHLEKPFFRVVEVPFDMTLDDLQDYIHELTDFDYDHLSDFYISSSPNGEKKWFEHIGGYFGIPLNELYPLPKHKKLYYLFDFGDNWTFEIRRKSSGKKAIPDVEYPRIIKSEGPIPEQYPSFEDD from the coding sequence ATGAGTATAGTTTACACATTATCAATTGAATGTGTCTTTGGCGCACACCTTGAAAAGCCGTTTTTTAGAGTCGTCGAAGTACCATTTGACATGACACTTGACGACCTACAAGACTATATTCACGAATTGACTGATTTTGACTATGACCATTTGTCAGATTTTTATATCTCTAGTTCACCTAACGGAGAAAAGAAGTGGTTTGAACATATAGGTGGCTATTTCGGGATACCATTGAATGAACTATATCCGTTACCTAAGCACAAAAAACTATATTACTTGTTTGATTTTGGTGACAATTGGACATTTGAAATACGCCGGAAAAGCTCTGGCAAAAAGGCAATACCTGACGTGGAGTATCCACGAATTATTAAAAGTGAAGGGCCTATTCCAGAACAGTATCCATCGTTTGAAGACGATTGA
- a CDS encoding TspO/MBR family protein yields MIEKRKQVIGLIAWLGISYVAAAIGSAASINAQSFYAQIVQPSWAPPGYVFGPVWTVLYTLMGLSAWMVWRVDGFKGAQTALTFFLIQLVFNALWSWLFFVWNLGLLSFIEILLLLALILATLIFFWRIKPLAGALLLPYLLWVIFAAFLNYSLWRLNPHVLG; encoded by the coding sequence ATGATTGAAAAACGCAAACAAGTCATTGGGCTCATAGCCTGGCTTGGCATTTCCTACGTTGCCGCAGCTATTGGCAGTGCAGCCTCGATTAACGCCCAATCTTTCTATGCCCAGATTGTTCAGCCTTCGTGGGCACCGCCAGGATATGTTTTTGGTCCTGTCTGGACCGTTCTCTACACACTCATGGGGCTATCAGCATGGATGGTCTGGCGCGTTGATGGTTTCAAGGGCGCACAAACTGCCCTCACTTTCTTTCTCATTCAACTTGTATTCAATGCCCTTTGGAGTTGGCTTTTTTTCGTCTGGAATCTTGGCCTACTCTCATTCATTGAAATCCTTCTGCTTTTGGCTCTGATCCTGGCTACCCTAATTTTTTTCTGGCGAATCAAACCGCTGGCCGGAGCTTTACTTCTCCCTTATTTGCTTTGGGTGATCTTTGCTGCTTTTTTGAATTATTCTCTCTGGCGTCTTAACCCTCATGTTTTGGGATAA
- a CDS encoding thermonuclease family protein: MSSLPLTKIIRWFSITLAIVLLPAFVWAWTGKVVNVADGDTITVLTDTKDQVRIRLYGIDAPESRQPFGSKSTQFVRDLAALQTVKVDVRHTDRYGRTVAVIFLPDGTNLNEEIVRAGLAWVYTQFCKDHSMCAKWDQLQATAKQSRIGLWHDPDPIPPWEWRRGNRGAFQQPDSAVPSWAQFSGNTSSGVFHTRSCEHFRCKNCTEFFRTRVDAINAGFRPCGRCRP; the protein is encoded by the coding sequence ATGTCTTCCTTGCCCCTGACGAAAATCATCAGATGGTTCTCCATCACCCTGGCTATTGTCCTGCTTCCGGCCTTCGTCTGGGCCTGGACAGGCAAAGTGGTCAACGTAGCCGACGGCGACACAATTACCGTCCTGACAGATACCAAAGACCAAGTACGAATCCGCCTATACGGTATTGACGCTCCCGAGAGTCGCCAGCCATTCGGTTCCAAATCAACCCAATTTGTCCGTGACCTGGCTGCGCTCCAGACGGTCAAAGTTGATGTTCGACACACCGACCGCTATGGCAGGACCGTAGCTGTCATTTTTCTGCCAGATGGCACAAACCTGAACGAGGAAATTGTCAGAGCCGGTCTTGCCTGGGTGTACACCCAATTCTGTAAGGATCATTCAATGTGTGCCAAGTGGGACCAGCTACAGGCAACGGCCAAACAGTCACGTATTGGCCTCTGGCACGATCCCGACCCGATACCGCCCTGGGAGTGGCGACGCGGCAACAGAGGGGCTTTCCAGCAGCCAGATAGTGCTGTGCCAAGCTGGGCTCAGTTTAGTGGCAATACCAGTTCAGGCGTATTCCACACCAGAAGCTGTGAGCATTTCCGATGCAAGAACTGCACTGAGTTCTTCAGGACCAGGGTCGATGCAATAAATGCCGGGTTTAGGCCTTGTGGGCGGTGTAGGCCGTGA
- a CDS encoding DUF4145 domain-containing protein, translated as MELITKKLGANSGQLATRIRDLETKGIVAPWLCGYMHVLRHLGNEAAHENVHGASRVPSVVAPADLIAGLFCVQRQLLDSWEDLKHHANGS; from the coding sequence GTGGAACTTATAACCAAGAAGCTGGGGGCAAATTCCGGTCAATTGGCTACTCGCATACGGGATCTTGAAACCAAGGGAATTGTTGCACCGTGGTTATGTGGATACATGCACGTGTTAAGACACCTAGGAAACGAGGCGGCGCATGAGAATGTCCACGGCGCTTCTCGTGTGCCCTCTGTCGTCGCCCCAGCCGACTTGATTGCTGGATTGTTCTGTGTCCAAAGACAACTGCTGGACTCTTGGGAAGATCTAAAGCATCACGCCAATGGGTCCTAA
- a CDS encoding NYN domain-containing protein has protein sequence MVQSSNFNQSLAVLVDADNAHPSIVGGLLAEVAKLGVASVKRIYGDWTTPNLGQWKQVLLEHSIQPIQQFRYTTGKNATDSAMIIDAMDLLYTGHFVGFCLVSSDSDFTRLAARIRESGCRVYGFGEEKTPRPFVSACDRFIYTEVFTKKPEGDPEGALTPRSSKELRCDTGLLNLIRGGIQAASDEAGWAQLGPVGNYISRTANDFDPRNYGYVKLSELIAAIGLFEVERRETRIYVKDIRKKTNGVLASS, from the coding sequence GTGGTCCAGTCTAGCAACTTCAATCAATCGTTGGCGGTCCTCGTAGATGCGGACAATGCTCATCCATCGATCGTTGGGGGACTTTTGGCGGAGGTGGCCAAGCTCGGAGTGGCAAGCGTGAAGCGGATTTATGGCGATTGGACGACTCCGAACCTTGGTCAGTGGAAACAGGTTTTGCTCGAGCATTCCATCCAACCCATCCAGCAGTTCCGTTACACGACGGGGAAGAATGCCACCGACAGCGCGATGATTATCGACGCTATGGACCTGCTTTACACAGGTCATTTCGTGGGTTTCTGCCTTGTCTCCAGCGATAGCGACTTCACCCGGCTCGCTGCACGCATTCGCGAGTCGGGTTGCCGGGTCTACGGTTTCGGCGAGGAAAAGACGCCCAGACCATTTGTCTCGGCATGTGACCGATTCATATACACCGAGGTCTTTACAAAGAAGCCCGAGGGTGATCCTGAGGGGGCTCTGACGCCGAGGTCATCTAAGGAACTCCGCTGTGACACGGGACTACTGAACCTCATTAGAGGGGGGATTCAGGCCGCATCCGATGAGGCTGGCTGGGCTCAACTGGGACCAGTCGGTAACTACATCAGTCGTACTGCTAACGACTTCGATCCTCGCAACTATGGGTATGTTAAGTTGAGTGAATTGATTGCGGCAATTGGTCTATTCGAGGTGGAGCGCAGGGAAACTCGCATCTATGTAAAAGACATTCGGAAAAAGACGAACGGAGTATTAGCATCCTCTTAG
- a CDS encoding thermonuclease family protein: MPKLQTAILLLNLLLLPALTWAWPGKVVSIQDGDTITVLTKDKQQVRIRLYGIDAPEGGQAFGNRATQYVNAQLSNRPVIEIDVKATDRWGRTVAVVILPDGRNLNEELVRAGYAWVYPQYCKEVPLCIGWAVLQQEAREARRGLWMDRDPVPPWEWRRGR, from the coding sequence ATGCCCAAACTCCAAACAGCCATTCTCCTCCTCAACCTGCTCCTACTCCCGGCCCTCACTTGGGCTTGGCCAGGCAAGGTGGTCAGCATTCAGGACGGCGACACCATCACGGTGCTGACGAAAGACAAACAGCAGGTTCGCATCCGCCTCTACGGCATAGACGCTCCCGAGGGCGGGCAGGCGTTTGGAAACCGCGCCACGCAGTATGTAAATGCCCAACTGTCCAACAGGCCGGTGATTGAGATCGACGTAAAAGCCACCGACCGCTGGGGCCGGACCGTGGCCGTTGTGATCCTGCCAGATGGACGCAACTTAAACGAGGAACTTGTCAGGGCTGGGTACGCCTGGGTCTATCCCCAGTATTGCAAGGAAGTGCCGCTCTGCATCGGCTGGGCAGTCTTGCAACAGGAAGCCAGAGAGGCTAGGCGAGGATTGTGGATGGATAGAGATCCGGTTCCGCCGTGGGAATGGCGGCGAGGCAGATAA
- a CDS encoding ComEA family DNA-binding protein, which produces MKAWAKIFSFMVLLSLLSFDLSYSQGARKININEAPAELLETLPGIGPGLAQRIVEYRTENPFETIEDLLGVSGVGQPGFEKIKGLITVTPPLEEAP; this is translated from the coding sequence ATGAAAGCGTGGGCGAAAATTTTCTCTTTCATGGTGCTGCTTTCCCTTCTTTCTTTTGATTTGTCATATTCACAAGGTGCTCGAAAAATTAACATAAACGAAGCGCCTGCCGAACTCCTTGAAACTTTACCTGGGATCGGACCTGGACTGGCACAACGAATAGTCGAGTATCGGACTGAAAATCCATTCGAGACGATTGAAGATTTGCTGGGTGTATCTGGGGTTGGCCAACCAGGTTTTGAAAAAATTAAAGGCCTCATAACAGTTACCCCTCCTCTGGAAGAGGCACCATAA
- a CDS encoding ComEA family DNA-binding protein: MEYRDKMPFKSIDDLKNVSGITDQIFEAIKGLITI, from the coding sequence ATTGAGTACAGAGACAAGATGCCCTTCAAAAGCATCGATGATCTAAAAAATGTCTCGGGAATTACGGATCAGATCTTTGAGGCGATCAAAGGGTTGATCACTATCTGA
- a CDS encoding integration host factor subunit alpha yields the protein MNNTLTKADIVDSITEKVDQPRGEIKQRVESLLAIMKSAIVRDHALLISGFGKFEAYAKKARKGRNPQTSESITLEPRKVVVFRLSKKFRDQLN from the coding sequence ATGAACAACACCCTGACTAAAGCAGACATCGTTGATTCAATCACCGAAAAGGTAGACCAGCCCCGAGGCGAGATTAAGCAGAGAGTAGAGTCTCTGCTGGCCATCATGAAGTCCGCCATCGTGCGTGATCACGCACTGCTGATCTCCGGCTTCGGCAAGTTTGAGGCCTATGCCAAGAAAGCCAGAAAGGGCAGGAACCCGCAGACCAGCGAATCCATCACCCTGGAGCCGCGCAAGGTGGTCGTGTTTCGGCTGTCGAAGAAGTTTCGGGATCAGTTGAACTGA
- the cas7-11i gene encoding type III-I CRISPR-associated gRAMP effector Cas7-11i, which translates to MIISGKIHAESPIYRGNARKTLFTRDGDGIQRLVSLPGKIEGTAQTLMDAFTGKSNNGRNIGLLERLWIRLFGDHMPNGLITDVACTLSKASYPSDHIFDLRMGMTLDEDRWASIAQKNYKMETVLRDSVFDFSMTVSDSLIKKPEIQACLYYLLNEMTQGRFWFGAGKSKGLGRIRLELDKNLPTPEITPTVNPKSNHLRISMRFDSMNPILVGWNWGKIEQEGSPTAPITGNDLIAELNLPSAITQKLQRILSGPIMPDQWKAQLKQFLPKTIAIWLREQSKTDIESWTLPSGELAKLGKGKFALSGKLMDALNPLTAQTFTTKEEAESAIMQAMAKKQNMADRVIKILKHDISTGNNLNQNTLQEFSKYFDIDETISDFLVNNISDEDKLISTINGLCIPILEEFNIKIDRYVKMQQSDDWVDKEIYDRQQHMKIKEMIRDGKIDQYQWDNINNPPKGILENDWREFLDAHPRVQFRHMTNQRNLEKSIQNDRNNINFLQSFRDKTRHELTKPEHIDFRAGGHRRSIVSQKYGKPYDSIFMRMLVMKPGQKIGSWEAYIPGSTIKGAFRKRASQVLKTLWGEGRQTDEILGLLFGIQGQKAIIHFSDAYLAFPDEASRYWCSVDGIKLNSQTGQPVESAKFDYLYAYGPNLVFRMQLDLMDVNEGHEQALSFLAFLINDFKNGDVPLGGFKNSGMGWVEANIEEIQWLTGNPADIGRKIFSNHSMQQSGLWNQLVLQGSQADHAFQPTQPILSTNSTGPRPLQNKEGYISHRSFGGYSGRLVIEAKVLTPLHIRESGEPSFSQQTASGAIYGWDFFSMAPAQITNRPEQKAYALPAKSLRGMLRHVYAVASDSREPSKIINNLNPVDRLFGWVGTGTNQALMGRISVGFGHFNAPSLNWYKVPFPYGEWQFGTSEWTQHDQAKAKVNLIDNQWRLFPNLPPAPLIEPLDDFTPDTVQATYLRAMSPGTTAKFTIRFWNLEEIEFRRLLWCIQLDADMTHKIGKSKYLGFGSLHLQIQPESFLIDWNARYSTEDTGRVPLDLAQLKRTDQDVYHYAALRRALNADAI; encoded by the coding sequence ATGATCATCTCTGGCAAAATCCACGCTGAATCACCGATCTACCGCGGCAATGCCCGCAAAACTCTATTTACCCGAGACGGCGACGGCATTCAAAGACTGGTCTCCCTACCAGGGAAGATAGAGGGCACTGCTCAAACTCTGATGGACGCCTTTACCGGGAAGTCAAACAATGGCCGAAATATCGGTCTGCTGGAAAGGCTCTGGATTCGTTTATTTGGTGACCATATGCCTAATGGTCTGATCACTGATGTCGCTTGTACGCTGAGCAAAGCCAGTTACCCTTCAGACCATATCTTTGATCTTCGGATGGGTATGACCCTGGACGAAGACCGTTGGGCCTCAATAGCCCAAAAAAACTATAAAATGGAAACCGTGCTGCGGGATTCAGTCTTCGACTTTTCGATGACCGTTTCTGACTCGCTGATCAAAAAACCTGAAATCCAGGCCTGCTTGTACTATCTACTCAACGAAATGACCCAGGGCCGGTTCTGGTTTGGTGCCGGCAAAAGCAAGGGGCTCGGGCGTATCCGGCTGGAACTCGACAAAAATCTGCCAACTCCGGAGATCACCCCAACTGTTAATCCCAAGTCCAATCACTTACGCATATCAATGCGGTTTGACAGCATGAATCCAATCCTGGTGGGTTGGAATTGGGGTAAGATCGAGCAGGAAGGATCACCGACCGCGCCGATTACCGGCAACGACCTGATTGCAGAGTTGAACTTACCAAGCGCTATCACTCAGAAGCTGCAACGTATCTTGTCTGGCCCAATCATGCCGGATCAATGGAAAGCGCAACTCAAACAATTTTTGCCCAAGACGATAGCTATCTGGTTAAGAGAGCAGTCCAAGACCGATATTGAAAGTTGGACCCTGCCATCTGGTGAATTGGCCAAGCTTGGCAAAGGGAAATTTGCCTTGTCAGGCAAACTTATGGACGCACTGAACCCATTAACAGCGCAAACGTTCACCACAAAAGAAGAAGCTGAATCAGCTATAATGCAAGCCATGGCCAAGAAGCAAAACATGGCTGATAGGGTTATTAAAATCCTCAAGCATGATATATCAACAGGAAATAATCTCAATCAAAATACTCTACAGGAGTTTTCCAAGTACTTTGATATTGATGAAACAATCAGTGATTTTTTGGTAAATAATATCAGTGATGAGGATAAGTTAATATCAACCATTAACGGTTTATGTATCCCGATACTTGAAGAGTTCAATATAAAGATAGACCGTTACGTTAAAATGCAGCAAAGCGATGACTGGGTTGACAAAGAAATTTACGATCGCCAACAACACATGAAAATAAAAGAGATGATTCGAGATGGTAAGATCGATCAATACCAGTGGGATAATATCAATAACCCTCCCAAAGGTATTTTAGAAAATGATTGGCGTGAATTCCTGGATGCTCATCCCAGGGTGCAATTCAGACACATGACAAACCAGCGCAACCTTGAAAAAAGCATTCAGAATGATCGCAATAATATCAATTTTCTTCAAAGCTTTCGCGACAAAACCCGCCATGAACTGACCAAACCAGAGCATATAGATTTCCGGGCAGGTGGCCACAGAAGAAGTATCGTTTCCCAGAAGTACGGCAAACCTTACGATTCCATCTTCATGCGTATGCTGGTTATGAAACCAGGCCAAAAGATCGGCAGTTGGGAAGCCTATATCCCTGGCAGCACGATCAAGGGCGCATTCCGTAAGAGGGCATCCCAGGTGCTCAAGACTTTGTGGGGAGAAGGCAGACAGACCGATGAAATACTCGGTCTACTCTTCGGAATACAAGGACAGAAAGCAATTATTCACTTCTCTGACGCATATTTGGCGTTTCCTGACGAGGCTTCCCGTTACTGGTGCTCCGTAGATGGAATCAAATTGAACTCGCAGACCGGCCAACCCGTAGAATCCGCCAAGTTTGATTACCTCTACGCCTACGGACCGAATCTTGTTTTCAGGATGCAATTAGACCTGATGGACGTCAACGAGGGGCATGAGCAGGCTCTTTCCTTTCTGGCGTTTCTGATTAACGATTTCAAAAACGGCGATGTTCCCCTTGGTGGATTCAAAAATTCCGGCATGGGCTGGGTTGAGGCAAACATCGAAGAGATCCAGTGGCTGACTGGAAATCCCGCCGACATTGGTCGTAAAATATTCTCCAATCATTCCATGCAGCAATCGGGTCTTTGGAATCAGCTTGTTTTACAGGGAAGCCAGGCCGACCACGCATTCCAACCAACACAGCCTATTTTGAGTACAAACAGTACAGGCCCTCGTCCTTTGCAAAACAAAGAAGGGTATATCTCGCACCGAAGCTTTGGTGGGTACAGTGGACGCCTTGTAATTGAAGCCAAGGTACTCACACCACTACATATTCGCGAAAGCGGAGAACCCTCTTTCTCCCAACAAACTGCATCAGGAGCGATTTATGGCTGGGACTTCTTTTCAATGGCTCCTGCTCAAATTACCAACCGCCCTGAACAAAAGGCATATGCTTTACCAGCCAAAAGCTTACGAGGCATGCTGCGCCACGTTTATGCCGTGGCCAGTGATTCGCGCGAACCGAGCAAGATAATCAATAATTTAAACCCCGTGGACAGACTTTTTGGCTGGGTGGGAACAGGCACGAACCAAGCCCTGATGGGCCGTATTTCCGTGGGGTTTGGTCATTTTAACGCCCCAAGTCTCAACTGGTATAAAGTGCCGTTCCCTTACGGAGAATGGCAGTTCGGCACCAGTGAGTGGACCCAGCACGATCAAGCCAAGGCCAAGGTGAACCTCATAGATAATCAATGGCGCTTGTTTCCCAATCTTCCCCCTGCCCCGCTGATTGAGCCTCTGGATGACTTCACGCCGGATACTGTTCAAGCAACGTATTTACGGGCCATGTCGCCGGGAACGACAGCGAAGTTCACCATTCGATTCTGGAACCTGGAAGAGATTGAATTTCGTCGTCTGCTCTGGTGCATCCAACTGGACGCGGACATGACCCATAAGATCGGCAAGTCGAAATACCTGGGCTTTGGCAGCTTGCACCTGCAAATTCAGCCAGAGAGTTTCCTGATCGACTGGAATGCCCGGTACTCTACTGAAGATACAGGTCGTGTTCCCCTGGATCTTGCCCAATTGAAACGAACCGACCAGGACGTCTATCACTATGCCGCCCTGCGCCGTGCCTTGAATGCTGACGCCATTTGA
- the cas10i gene encoding type III-I CRISPR-associated protein Cas10i has protein sequence MLTPFDWIRLAFTGAELLATLDRLAEAPSDLQGDTLGPPLETLDGPCERCMLYPRVDNHRNCRGCASIMGQRYRFRPASREVLLVWGCLNRLPYSIASRTGPARARLSPDGLNGFFILDDRRFLKVIPRWTLKNWLQDILLYDDELHGLLQIFPTYSARQGLCMSDLLCHVVFREANIGTNNLWVRFYAEAYHVRRPQVLDKENLLNFPASEFLGMMNMGEMFQTLLSFHDQEILRKLLLSDNLNESQFNWGRFQGLLEQDARDMLDVWQIRQWPKARVQLFYDLLKFVPVDSGARP, from the coding sequence ATGCTGACGCCATTTGATTGGATACGCTTGGCCTTTACCGGGGCTGAACTGCTGGCCACTCTGGATCGCCTTGCTGAAGCGCCATCAGACCTGCAAGGCGACACCCTGGGACCGCCATTGGAGACTCTGGACGGGCCTTGTGAGCGGTGCATGCTCTATCCCCGGGTGGACAATCACCGGAACTGTCGGGGCTGCGCGTCCATCATGGGCCAGAGATACCGTTTCCGACCGGCGTCTCGGGAAGTGCTTTTGGTCTGGGGCTGTTTGAACCGGTTGCCTTATTCCATTGCTTCCAGGACTGGGCCTGCTCGCGCGCGACTATCCCCAGACGGCCTTAATGGATTTTTTATTCTGGATGACCGGAGATTCTTGAAGGTGATCCCTCGATGGACCCTGAAAAACTGGCTTCAGGATATTCTCTTATACGATGATGAGCTGCATGGGCTGTTGCAGATATTCCCGACCTATAGCGCCCGCCAGGGATTATGCATGAGCGATCTGCTCTGCCATGTGGTTTTTCGAGAGGCGAACATCGGCACGAATAATCTCTGGGTTAGATTCTATGCCGAGGCCTATCATGTCCGCAGACCGCAAGTCTTGGACAAAGAGAACCTGCTGAACTTCCCAGCCAGTGAATTCCTGGGAATGATGAATATGGGAGAAATGTTTCAGACACTTCTTTCCTTCCATGACCAGGAGATTCTGCGTAAACTGCTGCTCTCTGATAATCTGAACGAGAGTCAATTCAACTGGGGGCGATTTCAGGGTTTGCTCGAACAGGATGCGCGAGACATGCTTGATGTCTGGCAAATTCGTCAGTGGCCCAAAGCCCGTGTCCAGTTGTTTTATGATCTGCTGAAATTTGTGCCGGTCGATTCAGGAGCGCGGCCTTGA
- the cas6 gene encoding type III-I CRISPR precrRNA processing endoribonuclease Cas6 yields MIDPQEIPLLRYLLLLRVHKPLLVLPPYLALELAYATSVMISERLPSSQLKPWKKLITAWEAANPISEDRRTRLIHNPPQSVWPLDLAWLPYRVKQTYGHGEIISCELKLFGRSASHELFLELILPVLEAAGLTPDRRWSRPNSVWGGFHLENVYVARGRQWEPVVEDGQVDFSVRPGTRQWCDGLDLTVVPAGHTHRLRWYTPYAHTPEPPQFRKREHLCRVAQENAPGMSALVQALAVRLEKLAPEISSDWMLGIEDLAMQVGNNTEHVSCVPKYWPGTVWGDQELSYVPEQLMPILRLASMLHIGFHTHVGCGNFRLV; encoded by the coding sequence TTGATCGATCCGCAAGAAATCCCCCTTTTACGCTATTTGCTGCTGCTGCGTGTCCACAAACCTTTACTGGTGCTGCCGCCGTACTTGGCCCTGGAACTGGCCTATGCGACCAGCGTGATGATTTCCGAACGGTTACCGTCCAGCCAACTCAAGCCATGGAAAAAACTGATCACGGCATGGGAAGCAGCCAATCCAATCAGCGAAGACCGCCGTACCCGGTTGATCCACAACCCGCCGCAATCAGTTTGGCCTTTGGACCTGGCCTGGTTGCCCTATCGAGTGAAGCAAACCTACGGCCATGGCGAGATCATCTCGTGTGAGTTGAAGCTGTTTGGCCGGAGCGCCTCCCATGAATTATTTCTGGAACTGATCCTGCCGGTTCTGGAAGCTGCCGGATTGACCCCAGATAGGCGCTGGAGCCGTCCAAACTCCGTCTGGGGTGGTTTCCATCTGGAAAATGTCTATGTAGCCAGAGGCAGGCAATGGGAGCCCGTAGTTGAAGATGGCCAAGTGGATTTCTCCGTGCGACCAGGTACACGGCAATGGTGCGACGGACTGGATTTGACGGTAGTGCCAGCAGGGCATACCCATCGGTTGCGGTGGTACACGCCGTATGCGCATACGCCGGAGCCGCCGCAGTTCCGCAAGCGTGAACATCTTTGCAGGGTTGCCCAGGAAAACGCTCCTGGCATGTCGGCCTTGGTTCAGGCCTTGGCTGTCAGGTTGGAAAAGTTGGCCCCTGAAATATCAAGTGATTGGATGCTTGGCATTGAAGATCTAGCCATGCAAGTGGGGAATAATACGGAGCACGTATCCTGTGTGCCCAAATACTGGCCTGGAACTGTCTGGGGCGATCAAGAGTTATCCTATGTTCCAGAACAGTTGATGCCTATTCTTCGGCTGGCGTCTATGCTGCATATCGGGTTTCATACTCATGTTGGCTGTGGTAACTTTCGACTTGTTTGA